Proteins encoded by one window of Elaeis guineensis isolate ETL-2024a chromosome 12, EG11, whole genome shotgun sequence:
- the LOC105054977 gene encoding WAT1-related protein At5g47470 isoform X1, with the protein MLGGSSARGGFLKEFLIISGLFVVQVLFGVYTVVLNRILGEGLDPLLLIVFGNLSTAIILLPFAVIFEKKKWPTKLSPTSMVQFVVLALGGVTMYQGLLFLGIKKTSPAIASAMPNLAPGFIFIIAACVRFEKFDIRCKYSGIKILGTLVCLSGAIVMSCLQSPSTSPMLTSNKLSLLGNKEWMLGCFYLLSAVVILSCNTVLQAATMVSFPAPLTLCVITATMGSILTAMLQFIVEGKIDAGSSTINVASIIAFVIGGAVVIGACIAFQTWCVNRKGPVLVAIFSPIQTVCSAILSAVLLRQVISLGSLAGIVLMFSGLYMVLWAKNNEGLSLVDAGDDSTQPPGDIEKPLLS; encoded by the exons ATGTTGGGTGGTTCCTCTGCTAGAGGGGGATTCTTGAAGGAGTTTCTGATCATCTCGGGCCTCTTCGTGGTGCAAGTTCTCTTTGGGGTCTACACGGTTGTCTTGAATCGGATTCTTGGGGAGGGACTCGATCCTTTGCTTCTCATCGTGTTTGGGAACTTGAGCACTGCCATCATCCTTCTTCCCTTTGCGGTCATTTTTGAGAA GAAGAAATGGCCTACAAAGTTGAGTCCTACTTCCATGGTTCAGTTTGTGGTGCTCGCCCTTGGAGG AGTTACCATGTATCAAGGTCTGCTCTTTTTGGGAATAAAGAAAACATCACCTGCCATTGCCTCTGCTATGCCAAACCTCGCCCCTGGCTTCATCTTCATCATTGCAGCTTGCGTCAG GTTTGAAAAATTTGATATAAGGTGCAAATACAGTGGAATCAAGATCTTGGGAACCTTGGTGTGCTTGAGTGGAGCCATAGTCATGAGCTGCTTACAGAGCCCTTCGACCTCGCCCATGCTGACATCTAACAAGTTATCCCTCCTAGGTAACAAGGAATGGATGTTGGGATGCTTCTATCTCCTTTCAGCAGTTGTCATCCTCTCTTGCAACACAGTTTTGCAG GCAGCAACAATGGTCAGCTTTCCAGCACCATTAACATTGTGTGTTATAACTGCCACGATGGGCTCCATTCTTACTGCAATGCTGCAATTCATAGTAGAAGGCAAGATAGATGCTGGATCTTCTACGATTAATGTCGCAAGCATCATCGCCTTTGTGATTGGG GGAGCAGTGGTGATAGGCGCATGTATTGCATTCCAAACATGGTGTGTCAATAGAAAGGGTCCAGTCCTGGTGGCCATCTTCAGCCCCATCCAAACGGTCTGCTCTGCAATCCTTTCTGCTGTACTTTTGAGACAAGTTATCAGTTTGGGAAG CTTAGCAGGAATAGTTCTAATGTTTTCTGGCCTTTACATGGTCTTATGGGCAAAGAACAATGAAGGTTTGAGTTTAGTTGATGCTGGCGACGACTCCACACAGCCCCCCGGTGACATCGAGAAGCCCCTACTGTCTTAA
- the LOC105054978 gene encoding zinc finger protein ZAT9 — protein sequence MERHRCNLCFRRFSSGRALGGHMRSHVTPRPTRAPPLLPSHSASSSSFSAADAAADDETAALAGLGYGLRENPRKSFRLVDPEFSSSFAAADGGGGGGSSVVQDRESETESSLPPPLRRRSKRSRRLPEAAVTADAEPLSSISDVSPEEDVARCLMLLSRDAWARLRAGEQADDQQSDGWDETAEDEDYNVDGEDGDEGIGSAARSRRRGRRSRYQCGTCKKFFRSYQALGGHRASHKKVAGSGSVRAAGGIQIGGEDSSEFNANRNSSLHRCPFCSRVFGSAQALGGHKRSHLASSSSPVATAAAAHSPPLPPPLSANNSSTNLGGEGFIDLNQPAPLEEEGELSALSDATELQSK from the coding sequence ATGGAGAGGCACAGATGCAACCTTTGCTTCCGGCGCTTCTCCAGCGGCCGGGCCCTCGGGGGTCACATGCGCTCTCACGTGACTCCCCGCCCCACCAGAGCTCCGCCTCTGCTCCCCTCCcactccgcctcctcctcctccttctccgcCGCGGACGCGGCGGCTGATGACGAGACCGCGGCGTTGGCGGGCCTCGGCTACGGCCTCCGGGAGAACCCACGTAAAAGCTTCCGCCTTGTGGACCCGGAATTCTCGTCCTCCTTCGCCGCCGCggacggcggcggcggcggcggctccTCCGTTGTTCAGGATCGCGAGAGCGAGACCGAGTCCTCCCTTCCTCCGCCGCTCCGCCGCCGATCCAAGCGCTCCCGCCGCCTGCCGGAGGCGGCGGTGACCGCGGACGCTGAGCCCCTTAGCTCCATCTCCGACGTTTCCCCCGAGGAGGACGTCGCCCGGTGCCTGATGCTCCTCTCCCGCGACGCCTGGGCCAGATTGAGAGCAGGGGAGCAAGCTGACGACCAGCAGTCTGACGGCTGGGACGAGACGGCGGAGGACGAGGACTACAACGTCGACGGTGAAGACGGCGACGAGGGGATCGGCTCCGCCGCCCGATCGCGGCGGAGGGGGCGGCGGAGCAGGTACCAGTGCGGCACGTGCAAGAAGTTCTTCCGGTCATACCAGGCCCTGGGGGGCCACCGGGCTAGCCACAAGAAGGTGGCCGGCAGCGGGTCCGTTCGCGCCGCCGGTGGCATCCAGATCGGCGGAGAGGACTCCTCGGAGTTCAATGCCAATCGGAATTCGAGCCTCCACCGCTGCCCCTTCTGCTCCCGGGTCTTCGGCTCCGCCCAAGCCCTCGGCGGACACAAGCGATCTCATCTCGCCTCCTCATCCTCCCCCGTCGCCACCGCTGCCGCCGCCCATTCCCCTCcgctccctcctcctctctccgCCAACAACAGCAGCACCAACCTCGGCGGCGAGGGCTTCATCGATCTGAACCAACCAGCTCCACTGGAGGAGGAAGGCGAGCTCTCGGCTCTCTCCGACGCCACAGAGCTGCAATCCAAGTGA
- the LOC105055001 gene encoding WAT1-related protein At5g47470-like, whose translation MYVYFFKVTLLQALILYGTKMTFPAIASTMPNLVPGLIFLIAACLRLEKFDIWCKYTRAKVLGTLVCLGGAMIINFLQSPPSSHQLTSINLLAAVVSLSCYSVLQAVTMRSFPAPLSVCCDLHLVLWASSGTVLTIGYQASQAWGINKKGPVLVAILMPIQTICTTVLSAILLGQTINMKLEEFEGLHYTSKRKKSSDNSPAPKQGRAEPILTQPTISMSQMPVRNLAPRKETTSKVLVMPALKLVTPGEKIPSSSMSSSL comes from the exons atgtatgtatatttcttCAAGGTGACCTTGTTACAAGCTCTCATCTTATATGGGACAAAGATGACATTTCCAGCGATTGCTTCAACCATGCCGAACCTTGTTCCTGGCCTCATTTTCCTCATTGCAGCATGTCTCAG GCTTGAGAAATTTGACATATGGTGCAAGTACACTAGAGCCAAGGTCTTGGGTACCTTGGTGTGCTTGGGTGGAGCCATGATCATTAACTTCTTACAGAGCCCTCCGAGCTCGCACCAATTGACATCTATCAA TCTCCTTGCAGCAGTTGTCAGCCTATCTTGCTACTCAGTTTTGCAG GCTGTAACGATGCGCAGCTTTCCAGCGCCGCTCTCTGTGTGTTGTGATCTCCATTTAGTGTTATGGGCATCATCG GGGACAGTGCTAACTATAGGATATCAAGCAAGTCAGGCATGGGGTATCAACAAGAAGGGTCCAGTCCTAGTGGCAATCCTCATGCCCATCCAAACAATCTGCACCACAGTTCTTTCGGCTATTCTTTTAGGACAAACTATCA atatgaagCTTGAGGAATTTGAAGGCTTACACTACACTTCTAAGAGAAAGAAGTCTTCAGACAACAGTCCTGCTCCTAAGCAGGGCCGAGCTGAACCCATCCTCACCCAACCTACCATCAGTATGTCTCAGATGCCAGTTCGAAATTTGGCCCCGAGGAAGGAGACCACTTCTAAAGTCTTAGTCATGCCTGCGCTCAAGTTGGTCACTCCAGGGGAGAAAATTCCATCCTCCTCCATGTCCTCGTCTCTCTAA
- the LOC105054977 gene encoding WAT1-related protein At5g47470 isoform X2 has translation MLGGSSARGGFLKEFLIISGLFVVQVLFGVYTVVLNRILGEGLDPLLLIVFGNLSTAIILLPFAVIFEKKKWPTKLSPTSMVQFVVLALGGFEKFDIRCKYSGIKILGTLVCLSGAIVMSCLQSPSTSPMLTSNKLSLLGNKEWMLGCFYLLSAVVILSCNTVLQAATMVSFPAPLTLCVITATMGSILTAMLQFIVEGKIDAGSSTINVASIIAFVIGGAVVIGACIAFQTWCVNRKGPVLVAIFSPIQTVCSAILSAVLLRQVISLGSLAGIVLMFSGLYMVLWAKNNEGLSLVDAGDDSTQPPGDIEKPLLS, from the exons ATGTTGGGTGGTTCCTCTGCTAGAGGGGGATTCTTGAAGGAGTTTCTGATCATCTCGGGCCTCTTCGTGGTGCAAGTTCTCTTTGGGGTCTACACGGTTGTCTTGAATCGGATTCTTGGGGAGGGACTCGATCCTTTGCTTCTCATCGTGTTTGGGAACTTGAGCACTGCCATCATCCTTCTTCCCTTTGCGGTCATTTTTGAGAA GAAGAAATGGCCTACAAAGTTGAGTCCTACTTCCATGGTTCAGTTTGTGGTGCTCGCCCTTGGAGG GTTTGAAAAATTTGATATAAGGTGCAAATACAGTGGAATCAAGATCTTGGGAACCTTGGTGTGCTTGAGTGGAGCCATAGTCATGAGCTGCTTACAGAGCCCTTCGACCTCGCCCATGCTGACATCTAACAAGTTATCCCTCCTAGGTAACAAGGAATGGATGTTGGGATGCTTCTATCTCCTTTCAGCAGTTGTCATCCTCTCTTGCAACACAGTTTTGCAG GCAGCAACAATGGTCAGCTTTCCAGCACCATTAACATTGTGTGTTATAACTGCCACGATGGGCTCCATTCTTACTGCAATGCTGCAATTCATAGTAGAAGGCAAGATAGATGCTGGATCTTCTACGATTAATGTCGCAAGCATCATCGCCTTTGTGATTGGG GGAGCAGTGGTGATAGGCGCATGTATTGCATTCCAAACATGGTGTGTCAATAGAAAGGGTCCAGTCCTGGTGGCCATCTTCAGCCCCATCCAAACGGTCTGCTCTGCAATCCTTTCTGCTGTACTTTTGAGACAAGTTATCAGTTTGGGAAG CTTAGCAGGAATAGTTCTAATGTTTTCTGGCCTTTACATGGTCTTATGGGCAAAGAACAATGAAGGTTTGAGTTTAGTTGATGCTGGCGACGACTCCACACAGCCCCCCGGTGACATCGAGAAGCCCCTACTGTCTTAA